Proteins co-encoded in one Daphnia carinata strain CSIRO-1 chromosome 3, CSIRO_AGI_Dcar_HiC_V3, whole genome shotgun sequence genomic window:
- the LOC130692891 gene encoding extracellular serine/threonine protein kinase four-jointed-like, with protein MVREHVLEAMLSLQYLTTSLRMRRTSSLFDMEPSLSVQCVSRDAAVTAESGGIFGGQHTQTGFHRASRWLCYLTTCLAFILGVGVGVALPMIYASSAGNEINNTLLTSWPMAAKSPIIVHLPLNVTAKTTNGSLATRPPAKSKWQLRKKEKETLTAQRRMSLKSSQPDEAALSTEDDAQTADVVSFVQPQTSWVATASQEPPPKTIVADAVKGIFWSRAVEDALPTGFDEQNAKEWRDFSHQKPIVRVEEGCGRMQNRLITFESGRQSCCRYRQNYDQIQGEIFSFYLSQLIGLRNLPPSSLGLVRPLDRQWINVQSSLSQAQWTEDRPVVYTQFLNDLEPAYIPVQFRGRDRHLNPSDVQHHKLEDKAERDELITLAQWSDLLVFDYLTANLDRMVNNLYNMQWNPTMMDSPAHNLSRDSRTGLLVFLDNESGLLHGYRLLDKYEVYHKSLLDSLCVFRRSTVDSLRQLQSNKNVGNLLRHMFETRDPSLLDFLPFLPEKSIKTLNYRIDQVLDQVAKCQSLYGS; from the coding sequence ATGGTTCGAGAACATGTACTTGAAGCGATGCTCTCACTCCAGTATTTGACTACGAGTTTGCGAATGCGCAGGACTAGCTCACTGTTTGACATGGAGCCTTCGCTGTCTGTCCAATGCGTGTCACGAGACGCTGCCGTGACGGCTGAGAGCGGTGGCATTTTCGGCGGCCAGCACACGCAAACTGGCTTTCATCGCGCGTCCAGGTGGCTCTGCTACTTGACCACCTGTCTGGCTTTCATCCTCGGCGTTGGCGTTGGCGTCGCCCTGCCCATGATCTACGCGTCTTCCGCCGGCAACGAGATCAACAACACGCTGCTCACCTCCTGGCCGATGGCGGCCAAATCGCCAATCATCGTCCACCTGCCTCTCAACGTGACTGCCAAGACGACGAATGGCAGCCTAGCAACGCGCCCACCGGCCAAAAGCAAATGGCAGTTGCGCAAGAAGGAGAAGGAAACGCTGACAGCGCAACGTCGAATGTCACTCAAGTCCAGTCAGCCGGACGAGGCCGCCCTATCGACGGAAGACGATGCGCAAACGGCCGACGTTGTCAGCTTCGTTCAGCCTCAAACGTCTTGGGTTGCGACGGCCAGCCAAGAGCCACCACCCAAGACCATCGTGGCTGACGCCGTCAAAGGTATTTTCTGGTCACGTGCCGTCGAGGACGCCCTGCCCACCGGTTTCGACGAGCAAAACGCCAAAGAGTGGCGCGACTTCAGCCACCAGAAGCCCATCGTGCGCGTCGAGGAAGGCTGCGGTCGCATGCAAAATCGATTGATCACGTTCGAGAGCGGCCGCCAATCGTGTTGCCGCTACCGCCAAAACTACGATCAAATCCAAGGCGAGATCTTCAGCTTCTATTTGAGCCAATTGATCGGCTTGCGCAACCTACCGCCCTCCTCGCTCGGCCTCGTCCGTCCGCTCGATCGCCAATGGATTAACGTTCAATCGTCGCTGAGCCAAGCGCAGTGGACGGAGGACCGACCGGTCGTGTACACGCAGTTCCTCAACGACCTGGAGCCGGCCTACATCCCCGTTCAGTTTCGCGGCCGCGATCGCCATCTCAATCCGTCGGACGTTCAGCATCACAAACTGGAGGACAAGGCGGAGCGCGATGAGCTGATAACGCTTGCCCAATGGTCTGACCTTTTGGTCTTTGACTACCTGACAGCCAACCTGGATAGAATGGTGAACAACCTTTACAACATGCAGTGGAATCCGACGATGATGGATTCACCTGCTCACAATCTGTCACGCGATTCGCGGACGGGTTTGCTCGTCTTCCTCGACAACGAGAGCGGCCTACTGCACGGCTATCGGCTCCTGGACAAGTACGAAGTCTATCACAAGAGTCTGCTCGATTCGTTGTGCGTCTTTAGACGATCCACCGTCGACTCGCTGCGACAGTTGCAGTCGAACAAGAACGTCGGCAATCTATTGCGCCACATGTTCGAAACGCGCGATCCATCACTGTTGGATTTCTTACCTTTCCTGCCGGAGAAGAGCATCAAGACACTCAATTATCGTATTGATCAAGTACTTGATCAAGTGGCCAAATGTCAATCTCTTTACGGttcttaa